AGAACATCGCACCGCTTGTGCGCACATTCAGGTGCATCCAAGGAATTAGTTCGCCGGAGCAAGGTGTGTTAACAGAGTTGAGGAAAATGAAATCAGGGAGGACGTGTTGGAATGGGTAAGCAACCTAAGGTATTAGCAGTTCTGTTGTCGGCCATGACGCTCATGCTTGGCGCATGCACCGGTGGAACCGCCAACCCGGCGACCGTCGATAACGCGAGTGGCAAAGCGGTCGCCGACGCGAATAACAGCGATGCGGAACCGAGCACGGACGCGCCGAAACCCGCAGCGCCTACCAAGCTAGCGCTTTGGACGTTCCAAGAAGTGCATGCGAAATATTACAACGGCATGGCCGAATCTTGGAATGCCGCAAACCCGAACAAACCGATTGAACTCGAGGTCACAACGTTACCTGATGCGGATATGCATAGCAAGTTATTGATCTCCCTGCAATCGGGAGTAGGCGCCCCTGATCTTTCCGATATTGAGATTAGCAAATTCCCTAATTTCCTGCGGGGAGATATCCCGTTAGCCGAATTGAACGATGTTATAGACCCGGTGAAAGATAACATCGTTCAAGCCCGGGTAGACATGTACGCCAAGGATGGGAAGTACTACGGCGTAGACTTCCACGTCGGTGCGTCTGTAATGTACTACAACAAGGAAATTCTCGATCAAGCGGGCGTGAATGCGGATGATATCGTTACGTGGGCGGACTTCGTGGAGGCCGGCAAAACCGTTCTCGCCAAGACCGGTAAACCGATGACCGCAGTAGAGACGATCGGCGAATGGCAATTCTGGCAAATGATCTCGCAACAAGGTTCCGATTTCCTTGACGCCGACGGCAACGTCATTCTTGATAATGAAATTAATGTGAAGACCGTCGATTTCTTAAAGCAAATGATTAAGGACGAAGTAGCGGTAATCGCGCCCGGAGGAAAATACCATACCGAAGATTTCTATGGGTTTATGAATGGCGGAGGAGCCGCCGCGATCGCAATGCCGATGTGGTTCATGGGCAGATTTACCGACTACATGCCCGATCTGTCCGGCAAGATGATCATTCGTCCGCTGCCGAGCTGGGAACCGGGAGGCAATCGTTCCGCCGGTATGGGCGGAACCGGTACGGCCGTCATCAAATCCTCTCCTAACGCGGAGCTCGCGAAGGAGTTTCTGGCGTACACCAAGCTTTCGAAAGAGGGGAACATTGAAATTTGGAAGCAGCTCGGATTCGATCCCATCCGCAAGGACGTATGGGAATTGCCGGAGTTGAAAGAGGAGAACAAATTCACAGCTTACTTCGGCACCAACTTGTTCGATACTCTAATGGAAGTGAAAGACGAAATTCACACCGTAAACATTAAAGACAAGACGCCCCAAATTAACGCCGCTGTGAAGACGATCGCCTTGTTCCAAGCCATTCAGGAAGGTAAAGACACGTTAACAACCTTGAAGACTGTTGCGGACGTGATCAGAAAGTAATAACCATACTTTCCTGAATAATCAATCGCTAGCTTTGTACGGAGGACCCCGCCGGCGAAGCTAGCGATTTCTAGAGGGGGATATTGAGTGCGAGTAGTATCGACGGCCGTTCCTCACCGCAAGATAACGCATACTCTAAGATCATTGCTGTATTCCCAACGTTTTGCCCCTTTTCTATTTGTATGGCCTTTTATTGTCACGTTCCTGCTCTTCTTTGCTTATCCTGCGGTAAACACGGTCGTCATGAGCTTTCAACTTGTGTTGCCCGGAGACGTTCGATTCATAGGCTTTGAAAATTATCACAAACTATGGAATGCACAGTTTCGGCAGGCGTTAATCGTCAGCACGAAGTATACGTTTTGGACGTTATTGGTACTGATTCCGGTCCCGCTTGTGCTGGCGGTGTTTCTGAATTCCAAACTGGTTCTCGCTCGAAACTTCTTCCGATCCGTATTATTCGTCCCCGCTTTAACTTCAGTCGTTGTAGCGGGGGTCATTTTCCGGCTCATTTTCGGAGAAGTAGAAGGATCGGTAATGAATACGATCGTTGGTTGGTTCGGGATCCCCGCGCAAAAATGGCTGTTTCATTCAGAGACCGGCATGTTAGTTTTAGTGCTTTTAGCAAGTTGGAGATGGATGGGGATTAACATCGTGTATTTCCTATCCGCCCTGCAAAATATTCCGAAGGAGCTTTATGAATCCGCGGAAATCGACGGGGCCGGAGTATTCGACAAGTTTTGGAAAATTACATTGCCTCTCTTAAAGCCGATTACAATATATGTCCTAACGATTAGTATTTATGGCGGCTTCGCCATGTTTACCGAAAGTTACGTCTTCTGGACGAACAACTCCCCAGGAGATATCGGTTTAACGATTGTCGGTTATTTGTACAAACAAGGGTTCGAGTTCTTTGAACTGGGATACGGTTCTGCGATCGGCATCACGCTCCTCGCTCTGATCCTAGCCATTAATATCGTACAGCTCAAATTCTTCGGTCTTTTTAGGAAGGAGAGCTAGGATGTCTACACGCAGTCGATGGGCAACGTGTCTATTTCTTTTCTTTTTTGTGTCGTTAAGCATTATCGTTTTGTATCCGTTGGTCGGCTTGCTTCTTGCCTCCTTCAAACCCGCGACGGAATTGCTCAGGAACGGATTAAGCCTCAAGTTGCAAACAGAACTGTTTACATTAAATAATTACTCGTATCTATTTTCCGATGCCGGTCGCAAATATTTCTTCTGGTACCGAAACAGCTTGGTAATTACCTCCTTATTTACTTTGCTATCGCTGCTGCTATCGGCCATGGTCGGGTACGGCCTTGCGATTTATCAATTCAAGGGTAAGAATATACTGTTCGTTCTCGTACTCGTGGTCATGATGATTCCCGTTGAAATTATCATTCTTCCGTTATACAAACTTACCATTTCATTACAACTAATCAATAACTACTGGGGAGTTATCCTTCCTTTTGTCGTCGCGCCGCTGCCTATTTTCTTCTTTCGACAGTTTGCCAGTTCATTGCCGAAGGATTACCTCGATGCGGGCAGGGTCGATGGATGTACGGAGCTTGGCATCTTCTTTCGTTTAATGATGCCGCTGATGCTCCCCGCATTCGGAGCGATGGCGATCCTTCAGGCGCTGCACAGTTGGAATAACTTCTTGTGGCCGCTGATCGTACTGCGCACGGACGACATGCTTACTCTGCCGATCGGTCTCGCTTCGATGATTACGCCTTACGGTAACAATTACGACATGCTCCTGTCGGGGGCCGTTCTTTCCATTGTTCCGATTGTTGTTTTGTTTGCTGCTTTCCAACGTTTTTTTATCTCCGGATTAACCGCCGGAGGCGTGAAGGGATAACTCAGACATCATATAGGCGAGGCGGGTGGGTTTCTTCGTGGCAATGAGCACTACGGTAGTTTTTCGAATCGAGATGGACACGAAACGAGTAACGTTCGGTGAAGTAGCGACGGCGGTCAACGAGGCCGGCGGCGATATCATTGCCGTGGACATGATTCGAACGTCGAAGCAAGGAACCGTTAGGGATGTTACAATACAGTTCAATGTAGACGCCCATGAACGAATCCACCTGTTACTTCAAGGAATGAATGGCATTCATGTCCTTCACTCATCCGACCGCACATTCCTGGATCACCTTGGGGGTAAAATTCAGGTGCTGCCGAAGATGCCGATTAAAAACCGAGACGATTTATCGAGAATTTACACCCCCGGCGTTGCTAGAGTGTGCATGGCGATACATGACGATCCCTCCAAAGTATATACGTTAACTGCGAAACGTAATTTAGTCGCCGTAATTACGGACGGAAGCGCCGTACTCGGGCTTGGCGATATCGGTCCCAAAGCTGCCATTCCCGTAATGGAAGGGAAATCGGCACTGTTTAAACAGTTTGCGGACGTAGACGCCTTCCCGATCTGTTTGCAAACGAAAGACGTGGAGGAAATCGTTAATACCGTCCAATTGATTTCTCCTATGTTCGGCGGCATCAATCTAGAAGATATTAGCGCTCCTCGCTGTTTCGAGATCGAAAGGAAACTAGAGGAGAAGTTGGACATCCCCGTCTTTCATGACGACCAACACGGAACGGCGGTTGTCATGTTGGCCGGACTCTATAACTCGTTAAAACTGGTACATAAGTCGTTACCGTCCGCCAAAATCGTCGTATGCGGCGTTGGCGCAGCCGGCAGCGCATGCATTGATCTGCTCCTCGCAGCCGGATCGCGTCAAGTCATTGCCGTTGATCGGTACGGCGCGCTGCTTCCGGATACGTCGTATGACGACCCGAATTGGCGGCGTATCGCAGCTATGACGAACCCCGAAAAGCGCGGCGGCGCCTTGACGGATGTCATTGCAGGCGCAGACGTGTTCATCGGAGTTTCCGGACCCGGAGTATTGACTGTGAACGATATCGAACGAATGGCCCCGGATCCGATCGTCTTTGCGATGGCTAACCCTGAACCTGAAATCGAACCCGAGATCGCAGAACCAGCGGTGAAGGTGTTGGCTACGGGACGAAGCGACTACCCGAATCAAATCAATAATGTGCTGTGTTTCCCCGGCATGTTCCGCGGCGTCCTAGACTGCCGAGCCTCCCGGATTACCATGGAGATGAAGCTGGCCGCCGCTCAAGCGATCGCTTCGATCGTTACCGATGAGGAAAGGAACGAACAATACATCATCCCCAGCATCTTTAATGAAAAAGTCGTTCAACAAGTACGCGCATCGGTTATTGCGTCAGCCATTCAGACCGGCGTAGCCAAGAGAATCCCCCCCGATTTCGCATAGGGAAAGAACGCTTGAAGGGCGCAAGTCCGGTATTACACCGGGCTCACGCCCTTCAATTTTGGTATAACGGTCAATAGGCTGTTCCCGGTCTCCCTTCATTACGCATCCTTAGCAAAGTATGTCGATTACTCCGTTTCATCAAATCTGACATGAATCGTTCATCTCTCTTCCCTTCTGCCGGTTGATTTCAGCAATCTTTCGTACGCACCGCAACCTCATTGCCGTCCCATTCATAATGGGAGTTGAGACCGGTTTCATAACGATGCGGCTGTTTATATATTAACCTAATCATTTTCAAGCTTGGAAAAGCGCTTATTTGCATTCTTCACATTCCTAATACGTGCACAAGTCTTTACCTCCCCGAGCCTTCTCTGCAGAATCGGCATATCCGATTGTTTTCTTCTCCGAGATAGAGCCTCCCCCATCTTAATAAACCTGAATTATTCACCTGACCCCGACTAAAAAATGTTCCGCGATTTCGGCTGCGGAAAGCGCCTTTGAGTAGAAGGCGACATCGTCTATTCCACCCGTAAACCTTCGAACGCGATCGTCGCCCCGCGCTCCGATCTTGAGCGAGATCGGTCCCGCTTCCGGTATTATCGCTTTCTCATTGCGCCCGACCTCGATCCCGTCGAGGTAGATGACTAGCGACACACCGTCAAATACGGCAGCCACATGATGCCATTCGCCTAGGCCAATGCTCGGGCCGCCGACGACGTAGCTTGCATCGGTGCTCGACATCGTAAATGCCATTAACCGATTGCCTCCGTCCAGACGAATTAGATAACCGTTGCGGGCCGGTGCTGAATACTTCTCCACGATGCCCTGACCGTCGCCCCCGGCTACAACCTCCGGCCGGATCCACGCTTCGATCGTAAAGGGACCTACGGGCGATACTTCGGATGTGCTTGGCACCTCGGCATAGCCTCCTGCGAAACGTACCGCTGCGTTACCGTCGTTTGTCGCTCCAGGAACACCTCGTTCTACCTCGGAACGGTAAATCCCGTGCAGGTCATTGCCGGATATGTCGACTAACGTATTCGATAGATCGTCAAGTCTCCAAAACGCGTTCGGCGCGTCCGCAAGAACCAGCTCGCGGTATCCTTCGTTCGTCATGTTTGCAGGCTGTACATACATACTTGCCGTAACGACGCGACCTTCGTCTTCTTCGAAGCGGAAATGGATATATCCCGGTAAAGCACCGGCCGGAACGGTCACGTCCGCTCCGTAGGCATAAGCGGAAGTCCTTCCATTACCGGGGAGCGCTATTTGCTGAACCGCGTCCTTGACTATCCATCCCTCGGGAAACTCGACCTTGAGCGTTCCTCTCACTTCGTCCGGAGACGACGCATATAGAATAACTTCAGCCTCCGTGGCCACTCCGACAGGGAAAGCTCGCATACCGTAAGGCAATGCCAGGGCAAGATATCGCTGTTTCAACTTGTGATATTCTTCCGAAGCAAAAGCGACGAAGGGATCGACGACCCCAGTTGCAGTCTCCTTAGGGTTCGCACGCAGCGCTTCTAGAGATTGCTCTAAACGCTTTAGAGCGGCGTCAGCGGAAGGGTCATCCCGATCTGCCATGGCTTGAAGCAAATCGAGCGCATCGTTTACGGCAACGGCGGATCGTTCTAACTTATCCAACCAAGGCGCTGTTTCATCCGCCAAGCCGGGCAACTTCCGCCGCAATTCATCCGGCGCGTTAGACATCTTTTGTACGTATTCCTTCAATGCTCCGGCCGGAACCGAGAGATCTGCCCCCGCTTCGTACGCCTCCCGTACTGCTTGGGTCAAGCTAGCTAACGTCGGGGCTTGTAAATTACCCAGAAACCGACCGGACCGATTCGCGTCCGCGAACACCTTGAGCGCTTCGTACGCTTCTCCTCCGATCTCTTGAAGCGCAGCCTCCCATGCCAGGTCTGGCGAATATACCGCAGGATTCCAAGCATATTCGGCCTCGGTGAACAACGCAATTTGAGAGGCTTTTTGTTCATTCATTTCGTTCCATGAAATACCTGCGAGATAATGCGACAGCGAAGCCGCCCTCCGATCTAGCGGGCCGAGCAATAATCGATTCCGGTTATAATCGTTGACCGGATAATTATCGAAGACAAGAAGTCTGTGACGAGGGAATGCCTGTTGCGCAGCAATGACATCCGGCTCCTCGATTTCCAACGAAGTGACATGACATGCGGCCCAGTCCAGTAGAAATCCATCGATTCCGTCACCAGTTCGTCAAAGGTACTACGGTACGGAGTCGGCTCGTTCAACCAATATTGCGACGGAATCGTAATTCCGCGTTCGACATCCGGAAAAACATCAAAGAACCGCTCCTGAATGTCGTTCAGCACCTCCGCTTGCGCGGTGGCCAATGCGATGGGGCCGGATCCGTAACGCTGAGCGTCCTCCTCGCAGGTGAACGTCTCGGTAACGTCATCCCACGAAATGACGAATGTGCGCACGCCGATCGAATACATCTGTTCAAGCCGTTGAATGAGCGCATCCCGATCGGCGGTTCGTGCATGACATATTCCTAAGGCGCTGCCGCCGATCTGCGGCGATTCGGGTCCGATCCGGTACAGAAAATTCACATGTTTGGCACGCGAGTACTCCACGAGTCGGCGGAATTTCTCCAACTCTTCCGGCGGATACAAGTCACGCCATGCGCGTCCGGTCGTACGATCATCCTCCGCTGGCCCATAGAAGAAATAGTTCATCTTGTGCTCGGATAGAAAATCTACCTGATCGTACCGATCTTCCCATGACCACTGCGGACCGTAAAACGATTCTTCACCTCCTCGGAAAGGAAAGTTAGGATAATCTCGAATATATACCGCGGGCAGTCGCACCGACTCTCCCTGGCGTTGGATCAGTTGACTCATCGTGAGTGCCGCATAATAGGTGCCGGTCGCATCTTTCCCAGATAATACAATCTTGATGCCTTGACTCCGCTCGATCGCAAGCACGTATCCATCGGCCGGCAATGCTTCGGGGCCTTCGCGTCCTAGCTTCGCTAAGATGCCTTCCGATTCCGGCGTTTCTTCAGGACCGCCCACATAAATTTCAAAATTTCCTGCTTTATCATTAATTCGTACGCCGTGATTCTCGAGCGTTTCCCGCACAAGGGCAACGGCTGTCAGGTCCGCCCCCATTCCGAAAACCAGCTTCGCCTGCTTCGGCAATGTAATACTCGCCCCGTTCGACTCCATCGATTGCGGAGGAGGCGATACTCTCGGCAAAGGAACCACCGGCGTTGCGTTCGCAGCGTTTGGAGCTGCCGGCGTACAGAGCCCTACGATGAATGTAATGTACAAGAGTACATGAAACACACGATGTTTCGACAGGAACATCATCGTCATACGCCACCTCCTCAAAATTACACGAAACCCATTCATATGATTTACACCTTCTCTACCCATGATATTGCTTCTATCCGTACACTAAGCTAGCGATTGATCACCCCCTTTGATCCTTATCCCTCAAACGCGACAATTAGCCTTTTCCGATTGCCGGAGTTGGTTGTACCTATTGCCAGTCGTTTGTAACGCTCCGCCCTGCGAGGAATCAGCTCCCTTGCCTCTGCACAACATTTTTCATTTTGAAAATAGCGGACACGCTGAATTCAACGTATCCGCCGCGAACTGCATATGCTAAGTCGTACCTTCTTCTCTGAAACCACCGCCAGTATTCAGGTGTTGACATGATACGAGGCGATGACCTTCCGGAACGCCTTGGCAATATCCTCAATCGCCGATTCGTCGCTCAAGAGCACGTTCTGGTGAAGCCATAACACCCTCTTTGCGCACAGCTCTTCGCACACCGGGCATGCATCATACCGCTCCTGTCCCGTCCATTCCCGAATCGAAGACAATATTGCTCGGTTCTGGTTTAGCGGTACATATCCGTAAGCCAATGGAATGCCCTCTGCGTTCATCCTCCGAATAAATTCGTCCTTATCGATCCGGCCCGCAAATTCTTTATCGAGCGTCAACATATATAAGTGGTGCGCATGCTTCGTCGTCCCCTCCGGTGCCGGTACGGG
The nucleotide sequence above comes from Paenibacillus antri. Encoded proteins:
- a CDS encoding carbohydrate ABC transporter permease, which encodes MSTRSRWATCLFLFFFVSLSIIVLYPLVGLLLASFKPATELLRNGLSLKLQTELFTLNNYSYLFSDAGRKYFFWYRNSLVITSLFTLLSLLLSAMVGYGLAIYQFKGKNILFVLVLVVMMIPVEIIILPLYKLTISLQLINNYWGVILPFVVAPLPIFFFRQFASSLPKDYLDAGRVDGCTELGIFFRLMMPLMLPAFGAMAILQALHSWNNFLWPLIVLRTDDMLTLPIGLASMITPYGNNYDMLLSGAVLSIVPIVVLFAAFQRFFISGLTAGGVKG
- a CDS encoding LamG-like jellyroll fold domain-containing protein, whose amino-acid sequence is MEEPDVIAAQQAFPRHRLLVFDNYPVNDYNRNRLLLGPLDRRAASLSHYLAGISWNEMNEQKASQIALFTEAEYAWNPAVYSPDLAWEAALQEIGGEAYEALKVFADANRSGRFLGNLQAPTLASLTQAVREAYEAGADLSVPAGALKEYVQKMSNAPDELRRKLPGLADETAPWLDKLERSAVAVNDALDLLQAMADRDDPSADAALKRLEQSLEALRANPKETATGVVDPFVAFASEEYHKLKQRYLALALPYGMRAFPVGVATEAEVILYASSPDEVRGTLKVEFPEGWIVKDAVQQIALPGNGRTSAYAYGADVTVPAGALPGYIHFRFEEDEGRVVTASMYVQPANMTNEGYRELVLADAPNAFWRLDDLSNTLVDISGNDLHGIYRSEVERGVPGATNDGNAAVRFAGGYAEVPSTSEVSPVGPFTIEAWIRPEVVAGGDGQGIVEKYSAPARNGYLIRLDGGNRLMAFTMSSTDASYVVGGPSIGLGEWHHVAAVFDGVSLVIYLDGIEVGRNEKAIIPEAGPISLKIGARGDDRVRRFTGGIDDVAFYSKALSAAEIAEHFLVGVR
- a CDS encoding NAD-dependent malic enzyme, which gives rise to MSTTVVFRIEMDTKRVTFGEVATAVNEAGGDIIAVDMIRTSKQGTVRDVTIQFNVDAHERIHLLLQGMNGIHVLHSSDRTFLDHLGGKIQVLPKMPIKNRDDLSRIYTPGVARVCMAIHDDPSKVYTLTAKRNLVAVITDGSAVLGLGDIGPKAAIPVMEGKSALFKQFADVDAFPICLQTKDVEEIVNTVQLISPMFGGINLEDISAPRCFEIERKLEEKLDIPVFHDDQHGTAVVMLAGLYNSLKLVHKSLPSAKIVVCGVGAAGSACIDLLLAAGSRQVIAVDRYGALLPDTSYDDPNWRRIAAMTNPEKRGGALTDVIAGADVFIGVSGPGVLTVNDIERMAPDPIVFAMANPEPEIEPEIAEPAVKVLATGRSDYPNQINNVLCFPGMFRGVLDCRASRITMEMKLAAAQAIASIVTDEERNEQYIIPSIFNEKVVQQVRASVIASAIQTGVAKRIPPDFA
- a CDS encoding beta-N-acetylglucosaminidase domain-containing protein yields the protein MTMMFLSKHRVFHVLLYITFIVGLCTPAAPNAANATPVVPLPRVSPPPQSMESNGASITLPKQAKLVFGMGADLTAVALVRETLENHGVRINDKAGNFEIYVGGPEETPESEGILAKLGREGPEALPADGYVLAIERSQGIKIVLSGKDATGTYYAALTMSQLIQRQGESVRLPAVYIRDYPNFPFRGGEESFYGPQWSWEDRYDQVDFLSEHKMNYFFYGPAEDDRTTGRAWRDLYPPEELEKFRRLVEYSRAKHVNFLYRIGPESPQIGGSALGICHARTADRDALIQRLEQMYSIGVRTFVISWDDVTETFTCEEDAQRYGSGPIALATAQAEVLNDIQERFFDVFPDVERGITIPSQYWLNEPTPYRSTFDELVTESMDFYWTGPHVMSLRWKSRSRMSLLRNRHSLVTDFLSSIIIRSTIITGIDYCSAR
- a CDS encoding carbohydrate ABC transporter permease, which translates into the protein MRVVSTAVPHRKITHTLRSLLYSQRFAPFLFVWPFIVTFLLFFAYPAVNTVVMSFQLVLPGDVRFIGFENYHKLWNAQFRQALIVSTKYTFWTLLVLIPVPLVLAVFLNSKLVLARNFFRSVLFVPALTSVVVAGVIFRLIFGEVEGSVMNTIVGWFGIPAQKWLFHSETGMLVLVLLASWRWMGINIVYFLSALQNIPKELYESAEIDGAGVFDKFWKITLPLLKPITIYVLTISIYGGFAMFTESYVFWTNNSPGDIGLTIVGYLYKQGFEFFELGYGSAIGITLLALILAINIVQLKFFGLFRKES
- a CDS encoding ABC transporter substrate-binding protein; the protein is MGKQPKVLAVLLSAMTLMLGACTGGTANPATVDNASGKAVADANNSDAEPSTDAPKPAAPTKLALWTFQEVHAKYYNGMAESWNAANPNKPIELEVTTLPDADMHSKLLISLQSGVGAPDLSDIEISKFPNFLRGDIPLAELNDVIDPVKDNIVQARVDMYAKDGKYYGVDFHVGASVMYYNKEILDQAGVNADDIVTWADFVEAGKTVLAKTGKPMTAVETIGEWQFWQMISQQGSDFLDADGNVILDNEINVKTVDFLKQMIKDEVAVIAPGGKYHTEDFYGFMNGGGAAAIAMPMWFMGRFTDYMPDLSGKMIIRPLPSWEPGGNRSAGMGGTGTAVIKSSPNAELAKEFLAYTKLSKEGNIEIWKQLGFDPIRKDVWELPELKEENKFTAYFGTNLFDTLMEVKDEIHTVNIKDKTPQINAAVKTIALFQAIQEGKDTLTTLKTVADVIRK